Proteins encoded within one genomic window of Odocoileus virginianus isolate 20LAN1187 ecotype Illinois chromosome 2, Ovbor_1.2, whole genome shotgun sequence:
- the GKN1 gene encoding gastrokine-1 → MKFTIVFAGLLGIFLTPTLAGYDINVNDNNNSGGSGQQSVSVNNEHGVANIDNNNGWGSWNSLWDYESGFAVIRSFKKKSCIVHKMNKEVMPSIQALDMLAKKNKLQGRGPEAPPPKSLIYSVKHDKVNNLDQFGKSIVTMCKGIPTYMAEEIQGANLILYPEKCIKVDILWILNISLCGEAMEN, encoded by the exons ATGAAGTTCACA ATTGTCTTTGCTGGACTTCttggcatcttcctgactcctACTCTTGCTGGCtat GATATCAATGTCAATGATAACAACAACAGTGGTGGAAGTGGGCAGCAGTCAGTGAGTGTCAACAACGAACATGGCGTGGCCAATATTGACAATAACAACGGATGGGGTTCCTGGAATTCCCTCTGGGATTATGAAAGT GGCTTTGCTGTAATCAGATCCTTTAAGAAGAAGTCGTGCATTGTGCACAAAATGAACAAGGAAGTCATGCCCTCTATTCAAGCCCTTGATATGCTGGCCAAGAAAAACAAG CTTCAGGGTAGAGGACCAGAGGCACCACCTCCCAAAAGCCTGATCTACTCAGTCAAGCATGACAAAGTCAACAACCTGGACCAGTTTGGAAAATCCATTGTTACCATGTGCAAGGGGATTCCAACATACATGGCTGAAGAGATTCAGG GAGCAAACCTGATTCTGTACCCAGAAAAGTGCATCAAGGTTGATATACTCTGGATTCTGAACATTTCCTTATGTGGAGAAGCAATggagaactaa